Proteins encoded within one genomic window of Aphelocoma coerulescens isolate FSJ_1873_10779 chromosome 9, UR_Acoe_1.0, whole genome shotgun sequence:
- the OTOL1 gene encoding otolin-1, with the protein MWGSPGPIPLLLLLAAVPVLAALKVTPAVHYTKPKPSQLAASPHSVPGKAPFPAAPGRAELPTLFPWENSTLDSAEFFFNCCDCCPPAAGPRGRPGPQGPPGPKGEKGDAGLPGLPGTPGPQGPKGSKGEKGGKGEQGERGVSGNPGYPGKPGPQGEAGAKGNKGSYGFPGLKGQKGAKGDTCDNGTKGDKGDRGDPGEPGVGGEQGDKGEKGDTGQKGYCGEPGGRGAKGDRGEGGSKGEKGSKGDTGTEGIRGAAGKQGEKGEQGRKGDKGDLGPVGMAGPSGPKGEPGTKGDRGAPGRKGSRGAKGARGDVPKPPRSAFSAGLSRPFPPPNVPIRFDRVWFNERDDYNPATGKFNCSVPGAYVFSYHVTVRGRPARLSLVASSRRVAKARDTLYGQDIDQASFLTILKLRVGDQVWLEVGKDWNGLYAGAEDDSVFTGFLLYPDGFEVVL; encoded by the exons CCCAAACCTTCCCAGCTGGCGGCCTCCCCCCACTCTGTCCCGGGGAaagccccattcccagcagcgccgggcagAGCCGAGCTCCCCACGCTCTTCCCCTGGGAGAATTCCACGCTGGACTCGGCCGAGTTCTTCTTCAACTGCTGCGACTGCTGCCCGCCcgccgcggggccgcggggccggccgggcccACAGGGCCCCCCAG GTCCcaagggggagaagggagatgctgggctgccagggctgccgggaACTCCTGGTCCTCAAGGTCCAAAAGGATCTAAAGGAGAAAAAG gaggaaaaggggagcaaGGGGAGCGAGGAGTGAGTGGAAACCCCGGTTATCCAGGGAAACCTGGGCCACAAG GTGAAGCTGGAGCCAAAGGCAATAAGGGCAGCTACGGTTTCCCTGGACTGAAGGGACAAAAGGGGGCTAAAGGGGACACCTGTGACAATGGGACCAAAGGAGACAAAGGGGACAGGGGGGATCCTGGAGAGCCGGGAGTGGGTGGGGAACAGGGAgacaagggggaaaagggggacacGGGGCAAAAGGGATACTGTGGGGAGCCAGGTGGGAGAGGGGCCAAGGGAGACAGAGGGGAAGGGGGcagcaaaggggaaaagggcagCAAAGGGGACACGGGCACTGAGGGCATCCGGGGGGCGGCTGGCAAACAGGGAGAGAAGGGCGAGCAGGGCCGCAAGGGTGACAAAGGGGACCTGGGCCCCGTGGGCATGGCGGGCCCCAGCGGGCCCAAGGGCGAGCCTGGCACCAAGGGCGACCGCGGCGCCCCGGGCAGGAAAGGCTCCCGCGGGGCCAAGGGTGCCCGTGGGGACGTCCCCAAGCCCCCGCGCTCGGCCTTCAGCGCCGGCCTGTCCaggcccttccctcctcccaacGTGCCCATCAGGTTTGACCGCGTGTGGTTCAACGAGCGCGACGATTACAACCCCGCCACGGGCAAGTTCAACTGCAGCGTGCCCGGCGCCTACGTCTTCTCCTACCACGTCACCGTGCGCGGCCGCCCCGCACGCCTCAGCCtcgtggccagcagcaggagggtAGCCAAGGCCAGGGACACCCTCTACGGGCAGGACATCGACCAGGCCTCCTTCCTGACCATCCTCAAGCTGAGGGTGGGGGACCAAGTGTGGCTGGAGGTTGGGAAGGACTGGAACGGGCTCTACGCCGGCGCGGAGGACGACAGCGTCTTCACGGGGTTCCTGCTGTACCCTGATGGTTTTGAGGTTGTGCTATAA